Proteins encoded in a region of the Eulemur rufifrons isolate Redbay chromosome 15, OSU_ERuf_1, whole genome shotgun sequence genome:
- the PNISR gene encoding arginine/serine-rich protein PNISR isoform X3 yields MWDQGGQPWQQWPLNQQQWMQSFQHQQDPSQIDWAALAQAWIAQREASGQQSMVEQPPGMMPNGQDMSTMESGPNNHGNFQGDSNFNRMWQPEWGMHQQPPHPPPDQPWMPPTPGPMDIVPPSEDSNSQDSGEFAPDNRHIFNQNNHNFGGPPDNFAVGPVNQFDYQHGAAFGPPQGGFHPPYWQPGPPGPPAPPQNRRERPSSFRDRQRSPIALPVKQEPPQIDAVKRRTLPAWIREGLEKMEREKQKKLEKERMEQQRSQLSKKEKKATEDAEGGDGPRLPQRSKFDSDEEDEDNENVEAASSGKVTRSPSPVPQDEHSEPEMTEEEKEYQMMLLTKMLLTEILLDVTDEEIYYVAKDAHRKATKAPAKQLAQSSALASLTGLGGLGGYGSGDSEDERSDRGSESSDTDDEELRHRIRQKQEAFWRKEKEQQLLHDKQMEDQQPLPVVSAEE; encoded by the exons atgTGGGATCAAGGAGGACAGCCTTGGCAACAATGGCCCTTGAACCAACAACAGTGGATGCAGTCATTCCAGCACCAACAGGATCCAA GCCAGATTGACTGGGCCGCGTTGGCACAAGCTTGGATTGCCCAAAGAGAAGCTTCAGGACAACAAAGCATGGTAGAACAACCACCAGGAATGATGCCAAATGGACAAGATATGTCTACAATGGAGTCTGGTCCAAACAATCATGGGAATTTTCAAGGGGATTCAAACTTTAACAGAATGTGGCAACCAG AATGGGGAATGCATCAGCAACCCCCACACCCCCCTCCAGATCAGCCATGGATGCCACCAACACCAGGCCCAATGGACATTGTTCCTCCTTCTGAAGACAGCAACAGTCAGGACAGTGGGGAATTTGCCCCTGACAACAGGCATATATTTAACCAGAACAATCACAACTTTGGTGGACCACCCGATAATTTTGCAGTGGGGCCAGTGAACCAGTTTGACTATCAG CATGGGGCTGCTTTTGGTCCACCGCAAGGTGGATTTCATCCTCCTTATTGGCAACCAGGACCTCCAGGACCTCCAGCACCTCCCCAGAATCGAAGAGAAAGGCCATCATCATTCAGGGATCGGCAACGTTCACCTATTGCACTTCCTGTGAAGCAGGAGCCTCCACAAATTG ATGCAGTAAAGCGCAGGACTCTTCCAGCTTGGATTCGTGAGGGTCTTGAAAAAATGGAACGTGAAAAACAGAAGaagttggagaaagaaagaatggaacaACAACGTTCACAAttgtccaaaaaagaaaagaaggctaCAGAAGATGCTGAAGGAGGAGATGGCCCTCGTTTACCTCAGAGAAGTAAATTT GATAgtgatgaggaagatgaagacaATGAAAATGTTGAGGCTGCAAGTAGTGGAAAAGTCACCAGAAGTCCATCACCAGTTCCTCAAGACGAGCATAGTGAACCAGAGATgactgaagaagagaaagagtatCAAATG atGTTGCTGACAAAAATGCTTCTGACTGAAATTCTACTGGatgtcacagatgaagaaatttattACGTAGCCAAAGATGCACACCGGAAAGCAACAAAAG CTCCTGCAAAACAGCTGGCACAGTCCAGTGCACTGGCTTCCCTCACTGGACTCG GTGGACTGGGTGGCTATGGATCAGGAGACAGTGAAGATGAGAGAAGCGACAGAGGCTCTGAGTCTTCTGACACTGATGATGAAGAATTACGGCACCGAATCCGGCAAAAACAGGAAGctttttggagaaaagaaaaagaacagcaacTATTACATGATAAACAGATGGAAG ATCAACAACCCCTCCCCGTCGTAAGCGCTGAGGAATGA
- the PNISR gene encoding arginine/serine-rich protein PNISR isoform X1 — protein sequence MWDQGGQPWQQWPLNQQQWMQSFQHQQDPSQIDWAALAQAWIAQREASGQQSMVEQPPGMMPNGQDMSTMESGPNNHGNFQGDSNFNRMWQPEWGMHQQPPHPPPDQPWMPPTPGPMDIVPPSEDSNSQDSGEFAPDNRHIFNQNNHNFGGPPDNFAVGPVNQFDYQHGAAFGPPQGGFHPPYWQPGPPGPPAPPQNRRERPSSFRDRQRSPIALPVKQEPPQIDAVKRRTLPAWIREGLEKMEREKQKKLEKERMEQQRSQLSKKEKKATEDAEGGDGPRLPQRSKFDSDEEDEDNENVEAASSGKVTRSPSPVPQDEHSEPEMTEEEKEYQMMLLTKMLLTEILLDVTDEEIYYVAKDAHRKATKAPAKQLAQSSALASLTGLGGLGGYGSGDSEDERSDRGSESSDTDDEELRHRIRQKQEAFWRKEKEQQLLHDKQMEEEKQQTERVTKEMNEFIHKEQNSLSLLEAREADGDVVNEKKRTPNETTSVLEPKKEHKEKEKQGRSRSGSSSSGSSSSNSRTSSTSSTVSSSSYSSSSGSSRTSSRSSSPKRKKRHSRSRSPTIKVRRSRSRSYSRRIKIESNRARVKIRDRRRSNRSSIERERRRNRSPSRERRRSRSRSRDRRTTRSSRSRSRDRRKIDDQRGNLSGSSHKHKGEAKEQERKKERSRSIDKDRKKKDKEREREQDKRKEKQKREEKDFKFSSQDDRLKRKRESERTFSRSGSISVKIIRHDSRQDSKKSTTKDSKKHSGSDSSGRSSSESPGSSKEKKAKKPKHSRSRSMEKSQRSGKKASRKHKSKSRSRSTTPPRRKR from the exons atgTGGGATCAAGGAGGACAGCCTTGGCAACAATGGCCCTTGAACCAACAACAGTGGATGCAGTCATTCCAGCACCAACAGGATCCAA GCCAGATTGACTGGGCCGCGTTGGCACAAGCTTGGATTGCCCAAAGAGAAGCTTCAGGACAACAAAGCATGGTAGAACAACCACCAGGAATGATGCCAAATGGACAAGATATGTCTACAATGGAGTCTGGTCCAAACAATCATGGGAATTTTCAAGGGGATTCAAACTTTAACAGAATGTGGCAACCAG AATGGGGAATGCATCAGCAACCCCCACACCCCCCTCCAGATCAGCCATGGATGCCACCAACACCAGGCCCAATGGACATTGTTCCTCCTTCTGAAGACAGCAACAGTCAGGACAGTGGGGAATTTGCCCCTGACAACAGGCATATATTTAACCAGAACAATCACAACTTTGGTGGACCACCCGATAATTTTGCAGTGGGGCCAGTGAACCAGTTTGACTATCAG CATGGGGCTGCTTTTGGTCCACCGCAAGGTGGATTTCATCCTCCTTATTGGCAACCAGGACCTCCAGGACCTCCAGCACCTCCCCAGAATCGAAGAGAAAGGCCATCATCATTCAGGGATCGGCAACGTTCACCTATTGCACTTCCTGTGAAGCAGGAGCCTCCACAAATTG ATGCAGTAAAGCGCAGGACTCTTCCAGCTTGGATTCGTGAGGGTCTTGAAAAAATGGAACGTGAAAAACAGAAGaagttggagaaagaaagaatggaacaACAACGTTCACAAttgtccaaaaaagaaaagaaggctaCAGAAGATGCTGAAGGAGGAGATGGCCCTCGTTTACCTCAGAGAAGTAAATTT GATAgtgatgaggaagatgaagacaATGAAAATGTTGAGGCTGCAAGTAGTGGAAAAGTCACCAGAAGTCCATCACCAGTTCCTCAAGACGAGCATAGTGAACCAGAGATgactgaagaagagaaagagtatCAAATG atGTTGCTGACAAAAATGCTTCTGACTGAAATTCTACTGGatgtcacagatgaagaaatttattACGTAGCCAAAGATGCACACCGGAAAGCAACAAAAG CTCCTGCAAAACAGCTGGCACAGTCCAGTGCACTGGCTTCCCTCACTGGACTCG GTGGACTGGGTGGCTATGGATCAGGAGACAGTGAAGATGAGAGAAGCGACAGAGGCTCTGAGTCTTCTGACACTGATGATGAAGAATTACGGCACCGAATCCGGCAAAAACAGGAAGctttttggagaaaagaaaaagaacagcaacTATTACATGATAAACAGATGGAAG aagaaaagCAACAAACGGAAAGGGTTACAAAAGAGATGAATGAATTTATCCATAAAGAGCAAAATAGCTTATCATTACTAGAAGCAAGAGAAGCAGACGGTGATGTGGTTAATGAAAAGAAGAGAACTCCAAATGAAACTACATCAGTTTTAGAaccaaaaaaagaacataaagaaaaagagaaacaaggaagGAGTAGATCAGGAAGTTCTAGTAGTGGTAGTTCCAGTAGCAATAGCAGAACTAGTAGTACTAGCAGTACTGTCTCTAGCTCTTCATACAGTTCTAGCTCAGGTAGTAGTCGCACTTCTTCTAGGTCTTCTTCTCCtaagaggaaaaagagacataGTAGGAGTAGATCTCCAACAATTAAAGTTAGACGGAGCAGAAGTAGAAGCTACTCTCGCAGAATTAAAATAGAGAGCAATAGGGCTAGGGTAAAGATTAGAGATAGGAGGAGATCTAATAGAAGTAGCATTGAAAGAGAAAGACGACGAAATCGGAGTCCTTCCCGAGAGAGACGTAGAAGTAGAAGTCGCTCCAGGGATAGACGAACCACTCGTTCCAGTCGCAGTAGGAGTCGAGATAGGCGTAAAATTGATGATCAACGTGGAAATCTTAGTGGGAGCAGTCATAAGCATAAAGGTGAGGCTAAAGaacaagagaggaaaaaggagaggagTCGAAGTATAGATAAagataggaaaaagaaagataaagaaagggaGCGTGAACAggataaaaggaaagagaaacaaaaaagggaagaaaaagattttaagttCAGTAGTCAGGATGATAGGTTAAAAAGGAAACGAGAAAGTGAAAGAACATTCTCTAGGAGTGGTTCTATATCTGTTAAAATCATAAGACATGATTCTAGACAGGATAGCAAGAAAAGTACTACCAAAGATAGTAAGAAACATTCAGGCTCTGATTCTAGTGGAAGGAGCAGTTCTGAATCTCCAGGAAGTAGCAAAGAAAAGAAGGCTAAGAAGCCTAAACATAGTCGATCGCGATCCATGGAGAAATCTCAAAGGTCTGGTAAGAAGGCAAGCCGCAAACACAAGTCTAAGTCCCGATCAAG ATCAACAACCCCTCCCCGTCGTAAGCGCTGA
- the PNISR gene encoding arginine/serine-rich protein PNISR isoform X2: protein MWDQGGQPWQQWPLNQQQWMQSFQHQQDPSQIDWAALAQAWIAQREASGQQSMVEQPPGMMPNGQDMSTMESGPNNHGNFQGDSNFNRMWQPEWGMHQQPPHPPPDQPWMPPTPGPMDIVPPSEDSNSQDSGEFAPDNRHIFNQNNHNFGGPPDNFAVGPVNQFDYQHGAAFGPPQGGFHPPYWQPGPPGPPAPPQNRRERPSSFRDRQRSPIALPVKQEPPQIDAVKRRTLPAWIREGLEKMEREKQKKLEKERMEQQRSQLSKKEKKATEDAEGGDGPRLPQRSKFDSDEEDEDNENVEAASSGKVTRSPSPVPQDEHSEPEMTEEEKEYQMMLLTKMLLTEILLDVTDEEIYYVAKDAHRKATKAPAKQLAQSSALASLTGLGGLGGYGSGDSEDERSDRGSESSDTDDEELRHRIRQKQEAFWRKEKEQQLLHDKQMEEKQQTERVTKEMNEFIHKEQNSLSLLEAREADGDVVNEKKRTPNETTSVLEPKKEHKEKEKQGRSRSGSSSSGSSSSNSRTSSTSSTVSSSSYSSSSGSSRTSSRSSSPKRKKRHSRSRSPTIKVRRSRSRSYSRRIKIESNRARVKIRDRRRSNRSSIERERRRNRSPSRERRRSRSRSRDRRTTRSSRSRSRDRRKIDDQRGNLSGSSHKHKGEAKEQERKKERSRSIDKDRKKKDKEREREQDKRKEKQKREEKDFKFSSQDDRLKRKRESERTFSRSGSISVKIIRHDSRQDSKKSTTKDSKKHSGSDSSGRSSSESPGSSKEKKAKKPKHSRSRSMEKSQRSGKKASRKHKSKSRSRSTTPPRRKR from the exons atgTGGGATCAAGGAGGACAGCCTTGGCAACAATGGCCCTTGAACCAACAACAGTGGATGCAGTCATTCCAGCACCAACAGGATCCAA GCCAGATTGACTGGGCCGCGTTGGCACAAGCTTGGATTGCCCAAAGAGAAGCTTCAGGACAACAAAGCATGGTAGAACAACCACCAGGAATGATGCCAAATGGACAAGATATGTCTACAATGGAGTCTGGTCCAAACAATCATGGGAATTTTCAAGGGGATTCAAACTTTAACAGAATGTGGCAACCAG AATGGGGAATGCATCAGCAACCCCCACACCCCCCTCCAGATCAGCCATGGATGCCACCAACACCAGGCCCAATGGACATTGTTCCTCCTTCTGAAGACAGCAACAGTCAGGACAGTGGGGAATTTGCCCCTGACAACAGGCATATATTTAACCAGAACAATCACAACTTTGGTGGACCACCCGATAATTTTGCAGTGGGGCCAGTGAACCAGTTTGACTATCAG CATGGGGCTGCTTTTGGTCCACCGCAAGGTGGATTTCATCCTCCTTATTGGCAACCAGGACCTCCAGGACCTCCAGCACCTCCCCAGAATCGAAGAGAAAGGCCATCATCATTCAGGGATCGGCAACGTTCACCTATTGCACTTCCTGTGAAGCAGGAGCCTCCACAAATTG ATGCAGTAAAGCGCAGGACTCTTCCAGCTTGGATTCGTGAGGGTCTTGAAAAAATGGAACGTGAAAAACAGAAGaagttggagaaagaaagaatggaacaACAACGTTCACAAttgtccaaaaaagaaaagaaggctaCAGAAGATGCTGAAGGAGGAGATGGCCCTCGTTTACCTCAGAGAAGTAAATTT GATAgtgatgaggaagatgaagacaATGAAAATGTTGAGGCTGCAAGTAGTGGAAAAGTCACCAGAAGTCCATCACCAGTTCCTCAAGACGAGCATAGTGAACCAGAGATgactgaagaagagaaagagtatCAAATG atGTTGCTGACAAAAATGCTTCTGACTGAAATTCTACTGGatgtcacagatgaagaaatttattACGTAGCCAAAGATGCACACCGGAAAGCAACAAAAG CTCCTGCAAAACAGCTGGCACAGTCCAGTGCACTGGCTTCCCTCACTGGACTCG GTGGACTGGGTGGCTATGGATCAGGAGACAGTGAAGATGAGAGAAGCGACAGAGGCTCTGAGTCTTCTGACACTGATGATGAAGAATTACGGCACCGAATCCGGCAAAAACAGGAAGctttttggagaaaagaaaaagaacagcaacTATTACATGATAAACAGATGGAAG aaaagCAACAAACGGAAAGGGTTACAAAAGAGATGAATGAATTTATCCATAAAGAGCAAAATAGCTTATCATTACTAGAAGCAAGAGAAGCAGACGGTGATGTGGTTAATGAAAAGAAGAGAACTCCAAATGAAACTACATCAGTTTTAGAaccaaaaaaagaacataaagaaaaagagaaacaaggaagGAGTAGATCAGGAAGTTCTAGTAGTGGTAGTTCCAGTAGCAATAGCAGAACTAGTAGTACTAGCAGTACTGTCTCTAGCTCTTCATACAGTTCTAGCTCAGGTAGTAGTCGCACTTCTTCTAGGTCTTCTTCTCCtaagaggaaaaagagacataGTAGGAGTAGATCTCCAACAATTAAAGTTAGACGGAGCAGAAGTAGAAGCTACTCTCGCAGAATTAAAATAGAGAGCAATAGGGCTAGGGTAAAGATTAGAGATAGGAGGAGATCTAATAGAAGTAGCATTGAAAGAGAAAGACGACGAAATCGGAGTCCTTCCCGAGAGAGACGTAGAAGTAGAAGTCGCTCCAGGGATAGACGAACCACTCGTTCCAGTCGCAGTAGGAGTCGAGATAGGCGTAAAATTGATGATCAACGTGGAAATCTTAGTGGGAGCAGTCATAAGCATAAAGGTGAGGCTAAAGaacaagagaggaaaaaggagaggagTCGAAGTATAGATAAagataggaaaaagaaagataaagaaagggaGCGTGAACAggataaaaggaaagagaaacaaaaaagggaagaaaaagattttaagttCAGTAGTCAGGATGATAGGTTAAAAAGGAAACGAGAAAGTGAAAGAACATTCTCTAGGAGTGGTTCTATATCTGTTAAAATCATAAGACATGATTCTAGACAGGATAGCAAGAAAAGTACTACCAAAGATAGTAAGAAACATTCAGGCTCTGATTCTAGTGGAAGGAGCAGTTCTGAATCTCCAGGAAGTAGCAAAGAAAAGAAGGCTAAGAAGCCTAAACATAGTCGATCGCGATCCATGGAGAAATCTCAAAGGTCTGGTAAGAAGGCAAGCCGCAAACACAAGTCTAAGTCCCGATCAAG ATCAACAACCCCTCCCCGTCGTAAGCGCTGA
- the PNISR gene encoding arginine/serine-rich protein PNISR isoform X4, which produces MWDQGGQPWQQWPLNQQQWMQSFQHQQDPSQIDWAALAQAWIAQREASGQQSMVEQPPGMMPNGQDMSTMESGPNNHGNFQGDSNFNRMWQPEWGMHQQPPHPPPDQPWMPPTPGPMDIVPPSEDSNSQDSGEFAPDNRHIFNQNNHNFGGPPDNFAVGPVNQFDYQDLQDLQHLPRIEEKGHHHSGIGNVHLLHFL; this is translated from the exons atgTGGGATCAAGGAGGACAGCCTTGGCAACAATGGCCCTTGAACCAACAACAGTGGATGCAGTCATTCCAGCACCAACAGGATCCAA GCCAGATTGACTGGGCCGCGTTGGCACAAGCTTGGATTGCCCAAAGAGAAGCTTCAGGACAACAAAGCATGGTAGAACAACCACCAGGAATGATGCCAAATGGACAAGATATGTCTACAATGGAGTCTGGTCCAAACAATCATGGGAATTTTCAAGGGGATTCAAACTTTAACAGAATGTGGCAACCAG AATGGGGAATGCATCAGCAACCCCCACACCCCCCTCCAGATCAGCCATGGATGCCACCAACACCAGGCCCAATGGACATTGTTCCTCCTTCTGAAGACAGCAACAGTCAGGACAGTGGGGAATTTGCCCCTGACAACAGGCATATATTTAACCAGAACAATCACAACTTTGGTGGACCACCCGATAATTTTGCAGTGGGGCCAGTGAACCAGTTTGACTATCAG GACCTCCAGGACCTCCAGCACCTCCCCAGAATCGAAGAGAAAGGCCATCATCATTCAGGGATCGGCAACGTTCACCTATTGCACTTCCTGTGA
- the PNISR gene encoding arginine/serine-rich protein PNISR isoform X5 — protein sequence MWDQGGQPWQQWPLNQQQWMQSFQHQQDPSQIDWAALAQAWIAQREASGQQSMVEQPPGMMPNGQDMSTMESGPNNHGNFQGDSNFNRMWQPG from the exons atgTGGGATCAAGGAGGACAGCCTTGGCAACAATGGCCCTTGAACCAACAACAGTGGATGCAGTCATTCCAGCACCAACAGGATCCAA GCCAGATTGACTGGGCCGCGTTGGCACAAGCTTGGATTGCCCAAAGAGAAGCTTCAGGACAACAAAGCATGGTAGAACAACCACCAGGAATGATGCCAAATGGACAAGATATGTCTACAATGGAGTCTGGTCCAAACAATCATGGGAATTTTCAAGGGGATTCAAACTTTAACAGAATGTGGCAACCAG GCTGA